The Urbifossiella limnaea nucleotide sequence GCCATGATCTTCAGGAGCGTGGACTTGCCGGCGCCGTTGGACCCGATGACGCCGATCTTGGCGCCGGGGTAGAAGTTGAGGTTGATGTCCTTGAGCACCTCGCGCTTGCCGTAGTGCTTGGTGAGCTTCTCGATGTTGAAGACGTACTTCTCGCCCATGACATCCCCTGCGGTGCCGACGGAACCCGTTCGGGAATTGTACGGGCGGCGCGCGACCCCGGAAGGCACACCCCCGCCCCCGGCGTTGCCGGCGGGTCGGAGCGATCAGCCGTTCGGCCGGGGCGCAAGCCCCGTGGAATGTCTACTCCCCGACACGGCTTGCGCCCCGGCCGAACGGCTGGCCGACATTCGCAGGCACGCCCCGACCCGCCGAACGGACTGGACGCCGACCTCCACCGGTGACTATTCTTTATCGGTGGGTCCGCCACGCGATTCGGCCGCCCTGCCTCCGAGGTCTGCCTAGAGCCGACGAAGTCCGAACCACCCCTCCGAGGGGCGCTGCGACGGGGCGCACGGGCGCCCCTGCCAGGCTCGCTGGGGCGGATTACTACCGTGCAACGGCGCCCGTTCATCAGTCAGGAGACTCTGAACGTGAGCACCGCCACCGCCAAGCCCGCCGCCACCTTCAGCGACTACCACGTCGCCGACATCTCGCTCGCCGGCTGGGGCCGCCGCGAGATCGCCATCGCCGAGACCGAGATGCCCGGCCTCATGGCCATCCGCGAGGAGTACGCCTCGCGGCAGCCGCTCAAGGGCGCCCGCATCACCGGCTCACTCCACATGACCATCCAGACGGCCGTCCTCATCGAGACGCTGCAGGCGCTCGGGGCCGAGGTCCGCTGGGCGTCGTGCAACATCTTCAGCACCCAGGACCACGCCGCCGCCGCCATAGCCGCCGCCGGCATCCCGGTCTTCGCCTACAAGGGCGAGACCCTCGCCGAGTACTGGGACTACACCCACCGCATCTTCGAGTGGGCCGACGGCGGCTTCTCGAACATGATCCTCGACGACGGCGGCGACGCCACCCTGCTGCTCCACCTCGGCGCCCGCGCCGAGAAGGACATCCACGTCCTCGACAAGCCGGGCAGCGAGGAGGAGCGCGTCCTGTTCGCCGCCATCAAGAAGCGGGTCGCCGCGCAGCCGGGCTGGTACTCGGAGCGGCTCGCGGCCGTGAAGGGCGTCACCGAGGAGACGACGACCGGCGTCCACCGCCTGTACCAGATGCACAAGCGGGGCGAGCTGAAGTTCCCGGCCATCAACGTGAACGACAGCGTCACCAAGAGCAAGTTCGACAACCTGTACGGCTGCCGCGAGTCGCTGGTGGACGGCATCAAGCGCGCCACCGACGTGATGATCGCCGGCAAGGTGGCGGTCGTGGCCGGGTACGGCGACGTGGGCAAGGGCTCGGCCCAGGCGCTGCGGGCGCTCTCCGCCCAGGTGTGGGTGACCGAGATCGACCCGATCTGCGCCCTGCAGGCGGCGATGGAGGGCTACCGCGTCGTGACGATGGAGTTCGCCGCGGACAAGGCCGACATCTTCGTGACGACGACGGGCAACTTCCGGGTCATCACGCACGACCACATGAAGGCGATGAAGAACAACGCCATCGTGTGCAACATCGGCCACTTCGACAACGAGATCGACGTGTCGTCGCTGGAAGACTACCGGTGGGAGGAGATCAAGCCGCAGGTCGATCACGTGATCTTCCCGGACGGCAAGCGGATCATCCTGCTGGCGAAGGGCCGGCTGGTGAACCTCGGCTGCGGCACCGGCCACCCGTCGTACGTGATGAGCTCGTCGTTCGCCAACCAGACGCTCGCCCAGATCGAGCTGTGGCAGCACAACGCCAAGTACCCGGTGGGCGTGTACGTGCTGCCGAAGAAGCTGGACGAGCACGTGGCCCGGCTGCAGCTGAAGACGCTGAACGTGCAGCTGACGGAGCTGACGCCGGAGCAGGCGGCGTACATCCACGTGCCGCTGGAAGGCCCGTACAAGACGGACCACTACCGGTATTGATCCCACCCGCGGCCCTGGGGGCGTTCCACCCCCGGGGTCGCGGTCGTTCGCACCACAATTCTTGTTTCCGGCCGGTGGGGGTCGATTCCCGGCAACATGTCACCGACTCATAAAAAAGTCCATTCGGTCGAATCGCGGTTCGGGCCCGCCGCCTACCGCACCGTGTACTCCACCCACAGCTTGCCGACCGTCAGGTTCTTCTTGAACGCCTCCCACTCGGCCTTCGACAGCTCCGGCGGCCGCGACGTCTCGATCGCCTCCGGCGGGTAGTCCTTGTCGGCCGACACCACCACGCGCCCCTTGCACTGCTCGCGCAGGCGGTCCACCAGCGGCTGGTAGAGGATGCCGCTGTACGACTTCTCCTTCTCCGGGATCAGCGCCACCAGCTCCGGGTGCGTCATCAGCTCCAGCCCCTTCGCCCGCAGCGTGGCGTTGTGGCTGCCGTGGTGGCTCACCTTGTACAGCACCGTGTTGTTCAGCAGCTGCTCGGCCGTCACCGTCTCCGTCCGGCCGTCGCGGCGGACGGTCCACGTCATGTCGTGCCAGGCAAGCCAGCTGCCGACCTGCGCGTCGCCGGGGAACAGCAGCACACTGCCGGTCGCCTCGATCTCGAACGCCAGCACCAGGCTGGTGTTGTTCACCGCGCCGTCCAGCTGCAGCGCGAACGGGCCGACGGCGTCGAGCCAGCAGTTGTCCACCCGCCGGTACGCGACCTTCGGGTCGAAGTAGCGCTTCAAGTACGGGTGCGCCTCGGCCTCGTCGGCGGTGACGCCCACGCCCGGGGCGAACGGCCCGCGCCGGTCCGGCGCCGGCGTGCCGCCCTTGCGGCCCATCTCCAGCAGGCCGTTCACGAACCCGGTCAGGCCGGTGTGGTTGATGGCCAGGTACGTCTCGGGGTTCTTCTCCGACGGGTCGGACTTGTTAATCCTCGACGACCGCGGCGGCCCCAGCACGTACACGTTCACGCCGGCCGGCAGCTCGCGCGGGTCCACCGTCGTCCCCGGCTCGTGGTACGTCACGCCGCCCTTCGCGCCGAGGGCGACGACGTTGGTCATCGCCTCCTCGGTGTCCACGCTGATCTTGCCGTCCGGCTTGTACCGGATGCCGCTCTCGCTCGTGGCCTTGCCCGGCTTCTTCGGCTTCGCCTTGTCCTTCGGCCCGGGCTTCGCGGCGGCCAGGCCGTAGAAGCCGAGCACGTTCGCCACGTCGGCCACGAACTGCTTCCGCGCGGCGAGCGCCCGGCCGCGGAGGGCCAGCCCCTGGAGGCGGGCGGCGTCCTCGGCCGCCGCCGGGCCGAGCTTCCCGGCCGCCACCTGCAGCGCCGCCGCCCCGTCCCGCAGCCGCGCGTTGATCGCCTTCGCCTCGTCGTCGTCCGGGTCCTCGGTCCACGCCAGCCAGACCCGGCCGATGTCGAAGTCGGCGAACGAGACCGGGCTCTTGGTCGGGTGGAAGTAGGCGACGTGGTCCCAGTGCTCGTGCGTGGCCACCAGCACGTCGATCCGCGGCCGGCCGCCGCCGGCCGGGGCGAGCGTCTTCCGCAGGTCGTCCACCACGGCCTCGATCGGCACGGTCTTCGACTTGGTGTTCAGCTTGATGCCGCAGTCCACGAGGACGGCGAACACCGGCTTGTCGGCGGCGAAGAACCGCAGCAGGAAGCAGTCGCCGAACCCGTGCCGGTACATGCGCACGGCCACGGCGTCCACGGGCGGGGTGCGGCTCATTCCGGCCTCCGGGCGGTGCCGTGGGCGTGGGTGAAGGCGAACGGCCCGGCCAGGTTGGCGAGCGTGTTCGCGGCGAAGTACGTCTCGGCCTCGCCGCCGAGCATGCCGCTCTCGAACTTGTACTGCTCCACCATCCGGGCGCGGTCGTCGATGCTCTTGCTGACGGCGTACCGCAGCTTCAGCGTGTCCAGGTCGAACACGAGCGTGCAGCCGCCGCGGAAGACGGTGCTGTGCCGCCCCCACTTCGCGGCCGGCGTCTTGTCCGGCACGAAGAAGTCCTTCACGGCCACGGTCTTGTTCTTGTCGTCCACGTCGAACCGCACCCCGCGCTTCTGCACGAGCGTGACCACGACGTGGTTGACGATGGTGTCGTCGGGCGTGACCCGGTTGGCGAGGGCGACGCCGCCGATGGCGTAGGTGGCGGCCGTGGACGTCGGGTACTTGAACTCCAGCCCCAGCGCCTCCGACTTCTCCCGGCCGGGGGGGAACATGAGGCCGGTGAGGCGGGTGAACGGGCCGTCGGAGCCGCCCGCCCGGAACAGCGACTCGAGCAGCCGGTGGAACCCGTCCGCCCCGCGGATCAGCGCCCGCGTCTGCTCGTAGGCCTGCTCGCGGTCGGTCTGGTAGCCCACCTGCTCCTTCAACTCGCGGAGGAAGGTGACGACGTCCGCCGCCTGGGCCTCGGTCAGGGCGACGGGGTACAGCGGGTGGAGGAGGTCTTCGACGGCGGTGCTGCGGAGGCCGGGCGTGAGGCCGCGGCGCTGGAACGCCTCGGCGAACGCCACCCGGTAGCCGTACACGTCGTCGGCCACCATATCGAAGTCGGCGGTGACGAGGGCGCGGAGGTAGTCGCCGAACGTGAGGTCGAACGGCGGGCAGTAGTCGAGGGCGCGGATGCAGATGCGCTGGACGTTGCCGGCCACCTTCGCCGCGGTCCGGGTCATCTCGTCCACCAGGTCGGGGTGGAGGTCGCCCTCGGGGAGCTTGCCGGTGCCGCCGGTGGCGATGCGGAGGAGCTTCTGGACGCGCTCCCGGTAGATGTTCAGGAAGGCCTCGAACACGGCGGCCACGAGCAGCGCCCCGCGGTCGTGGCACTCGGTCGTCCGGGCGTAGGCGGCGGGGTCGGGCTCCCGCGGCGCCCACGTCTTGCCGTCGGGGCTGAGCGTGCCGATGGCGTCGCGGAGGCTGCCGTACCCGCCGACGGCCCGGCCGAACTGCTGGGCCAGCTGGCCGAGGAGGTTCTGCCGCGTCAGGTCGCCGCGCGTCTGGGCGATCTGGTGCCGCAGCACCTCGGGGAAGGAGAAGTGCTGGAACAGGGCGACGAGGTCGGCGAACGCCTCGTGGAAGGCGCGGGTGTCCGGGTTGGTGGCCTCGATGTACCGGCGGTGGATGCCGTCGAGGATGGCGTGCGTCGTCTCGTGGGCGATGATGTCGTGGCTCAGGCAGGTGAACACGGTGGCGCCCGGGAGCTGCCCGCGCGGGTCGGCCGGGGCGGCGGTGAAGTACCCGAACAGCAGCGCCTTGCGGTACGGGTCGTAGAAGGCGTTGGCCTGCCGCAGCGCGTGCGGGTAGACGCGCAGCCGGCGGACGAAGCGGAAGTCCAGCTCCTTGCGGTCGCGCGGCTTCTTCGTCTTCGCCCCGTCCGGCGCCTTCGTGCCGGCCGGGATGTTCTCGGCCCAGATGACCTTCCGGCCGAGCGCCTTCTCGAAGTTGGCGATCGTGGTCATCACCACGGCGTAGACGAACTGCTGGTGGAACTGCGGGTTGCC carries:
- a CDS encoding gluzincin family metallopeptidase; this translates as MDSIPAPRYRHLRGYAIDPSLSTALLTMTVNELTYKVAWEELDRRPREAGASYPAGEYLEVIDYDPASERFYEPVNLDHPHLLAQNGLPPAVGNPQFHQQFVYAVVMTTIANFEKALGRKVIWAENIPAGTKAPDGAKTKKPRDRKELDFRFVRRLRVYPHALRQANAFYDPYRKALLFGYFTAAPADPRGQLPGATVFTCLSHDIIAHETTHAILDGIHRRYIEATNPDTRAFHEAFADLVALFQHFSFPEVLRHQIAQTRGDLTRQNLLGQLAQQFGRAVGGYGSLRDAIGTLSPDGKTWAPREPDPAAYARTTECHDRGALLVAAVFEAFLNIYRERVQKLLRIATGGTGKLPEGDLHPDLVDEMTRTAAKVAGNVQRICIRALDYCPPFDLTFGDYLRALVTADFDMVADDVYGYRVAFAEAFQRRGLTPGLRSTAVEDLLHPLYPVALTEAQAADVVTFLRELKEQVGYQTDREQAYEQTRALIRGADGFHRLLESLFRAGGSDGPFTRLTGLMFPPGREKSEALGLEFKYPTSTAATYAIGGVALANRVTPDDTIVNHVVVTLVQKRGVRFDVDDKNKTVAVKDFFVPDKTPAAKWGRHSTVFRGGCTLVFDLDTLKLRYAVSKSIDDRARMVEQYKFESGMLGGEAETYFAANTLANLAGPFAFTHAHGTARRPE
- the ahcY gene encoding adenosylhomocysteinase — protein: MSTATAKPAATFSDYHVADISLAGWGRREIAIAETEMPGLMAIREEYASRQPLKGARITGSLHMTIQTAVLIETLQALGAEVRWASCNIFSTQDHAAAAIAAAGIPVFAYKGETLAEYWDYTHRIFEWADGGFSNMILDDGGDATLLLHLGARAEKDIHVLDKPGSEEERVLFAAIKKRVAAQPGWYSERLAAVKGVTEETTTGVHRLYQMHKRGELKFPAINVNDSVTKSKFDNLYGCRESLVDGIKRATDVMIAGKVAVVAGYGDVGKGSAQALRALSAQVWVTEIDPICALQAAMEGYRVVTMEFAADKADIFVTTTGNFRVITHDHMKAMKNNAIVCNIGHFDNEIDVSSLEDYRWEEIKPQVDHVIFPDGKRIILLAKGRLVNLGCGTGHPSYVMSSSFANQTLAQIELWQHNAKYPVGVYVLPKKLDEHVARLQLKTLNVQLTELTPEQAAYIHVPLEGPYKTDHYRY
- a CDS encoding ComEC/Rec2 family competence protein, which encodes MSRTPPVDAVAVRMYRHGFGDCFLLRFFAADKPVFAVLVDCGIKLNTKSKTVPIEAVVDDLRKTLAPAGGGRPRIDVLVATHEHWDHVAYFHPTKSPVSFADFDIGRVWLAWTEDPDDDEAKAINARLRDGAAALQVAAGKLGPAAAEDAARLQGLALRGRALAARKQFVADVANVLGFYGLAAAKPGPKDKAKPKKPGKATSESGIRYKPDGKISVDTEEAMTNVVALGAKGGVTYHEPGTTVDPRELPAGVNVYVLGPPRSSRINKSDPSEKNPETYLAINHTGLTGFVNGLLEMGRKGGTPAPDRRGPFAPGVGVTADEAEAHPYLKRYFDPKVAYRRVDNCWLDAVGPFALQLDGAVNNTSLVLAFEIEATGSVLLFPGDAQVGSWLAWHDMTWTVRRDGRTETVTAEQLLNNTVLYKVSHHGSHNATLRAKGLELMTHPELVALIPEKEKSYSGILYQPLVDRLREQCKGRVVVSADKDYPPEAIETSRPPELSKAEWEAFKKNLTVGKLWVEYTVR